The proteins below are encoded in one region of Sedimentibacter sp. zth1:
- a CDS encoding RND family transporter: MLKFSRAVVKHKNIILIIAILLLIPSILGIINTRVNYDILDYLPEDMDTVKGQNILLDDFGKGAFSLVIVDGMKPYEVASLKSELEKVEHVNDVVWYDNLFDVTVPMEILPEKYYDAFNKGDSTLMAVFFDTSTSEDATINAIGDVRKVCGEKCFITGMSALVTDLKNLCEKEEPVYVGIAVLLACAAMMIFMDSWVIPFVFLISIGIAILYNLGSNYFLGEISYITKALSAVLQLAVTMDYSIFLWHSYSEHKIAFNGDKKEAMSTAIAETFTSVLGSSITTIAGFIALCFMTFTLGKDLGIVMAKGVLLGVIGCVTILPPLILVFDKLIEKTRHRSLIPSMDKVSRLIIKRPIIFIIIFVLLLLPSLYGYTNELVYYDMSTVVPKDMEYVIANTKLIDDFDIASTHMILADSNMSHKDCKNMIGQIENVDGVKFAIGFDSLIGSTIPQEILPDSIVNLLKEDKYQLFLVSSKYYVSSDEVNSQITDINNIIKKYDENGMLIGEAPCTKDLIDVTDRDFTVVSIISIAAIFLIILFVLKSPSLAVILVAVIEFAICINLGIPYYANTSLPFIAPICISTIQLGATVDYAILMTTRYKKERIIGHDKKVAISTALSTSIPSIIVSALGFFAATYGVAVYSDIDIISSMCNLMARGALISMASVILILPSMFMVFDKIICKTTVDIRKSKKLVQLNK; the protein is encoded by the coding sequence ATGCTGAAATTCAGTAGAGCAGTTGTTAAACACAAAAATATAATTTTAATAATTGCTATTTTACTTTTAATTCCATCAATATTAGGAATTATTAATACAAGAGTTAATTACGATATTCTAGATTATCTTCCTGAAGACATGGATACTGTCAAAGGGCAAAATATATTATTAGATGATTTTGGAAAAGGTGCTTTTTCACTTGTTATAGTTGATGGAATGAAGCCATACGAGGTAGCCTCATTGAAATCGGAACTTGAAAAAGTTGAACACGTTAATGATGTCGTTTGGTATGATAATTTGTTTGATGTTACTGTTCCAATGGAGATTCTACCAGAAAAATATTATGATGCTTTTAACAAAGGTGATTCAACTCTTATGGCAGTATTCTTTGATACATCAACTTCAGAGGATGCAACTATAAATGCTATTGGAGATGTAAGGAAAGTTTGTGGTGAAAAGTGTTTCATTACAGGCATGTCTGCATTAGTAACAGATTTAAAAAACTTATGTGAAAAAGAAGAACCTGTATATGTAGGAATTGCAGTTTTACTTGCTTGTGCTGCAATGATGATATTTATGGATTCATGGGTTATACCATTTGTGTTTCTTATAAGTATTGGTATAGCAATTCTTTATAATTTAGGTTCAAATTATTTTCTTGGAGAAATATCTTATATCACAAAAGCACTATCTGCGGTATTGCAGTTAGCTGTAACAATGGATTATTCTATATTTTTGTGGCATAGTTATTCAGAGCATAAAATTGCTTTTAACGGCGATAAAAAAGAAGCAATGTCCACTGCTATTGCAGAAACTTTTACATCAGTATTAGGAAGTTCTATCACTACAATTGCTGGGTTTATCGCACTTTGCTTTATGACATTTACTTTGGGTAAAGATTTAGGTATTGTAATGGCAAAAGGAGTTTTGTTAGGTGTTATAGGATGTGTAACAATACTTCCACCATTAATATTAGTATTTGATAAGTTAATTGAAAAAACACGTCATAGATCTCTAATACCAAGTATGGATAAGGTATCAAGATTAATTATAAAACGTCCAATTATTTTTATAATTATATTTGTATTATTATTATTACCATCACTTTATGGATATACAAATGAGCTTGTATATTATGATATGAGTACTGTAGTGCCTAAAGATATGGAATATGTTATAGCTAATACAAAATTAATTGATGATTTTGACATAGCTTCAACACACATGATTTTAGCTGATTCTAACATGTCACATAAAGATTGTAAAAATATGATAGGTCAAATAGAAAATGTTGATGGAGTTAAATTTGCGATAGGATTTGATTCATTGATTGGTTCAACTATACCGCAAGAAATATTACCAGATTCAATTGTTAATTTATTAAAGGAAGATAAATATCAGTTATTTTTAGTAAGTTCTAAATATTATGTTTCAAGTGACGAAGTTAATTCACAGATAACAGATATTAACAATATTATTAAAAAATATGATGAAAATGGGATGTTAATAGGTGAAGCCCCATGTACAAAGGATTTAATAGATGTAACAGATCGTGACTTTACTGTTGTTAGTATAATTTCGATAGCTGCTATATTTTTAATAATATTATTTGTATTAAAAAGTCCATCATTGGCCGTTATATTGGTTGCAGTTATTGAATTTGCAATTTGTATAAATCTTGGTATACCATACTATGCAAATACGTCGTTACCATTTATTGCACCAATTTGTATAAGTACAATTCAACTTGGAGCGACTGTTGATTATGCAATATTGATGACAACAAGGTACAAAAAAGAACGTATTATCGGTCATGATAAAAAAGTAGCAATATCAACTGCATTGTCTACATCAATTCCATCAATTATAGTAAGTGCATTAGGTTTCTTTGCAGCTACATATGGAGTTGCAGTATATTCAGATATAGATATAATTAGTTCAATGTGTAATTTGATGGCAAGAGGTGCTTTAATAAGTATGGCATCAGTAATATTGATATTACCTTCAATGTTTATGGTATTTGATAAAATAATATGTAAGACAACTGTTGACATTAGAAAGAGCAAAAAATTAGTACAATTAAATAAATAA
- a CDS encoding HdeD family acid-resistance protein, whose product MDSVKKAKTAYVAYSIVLIALGILLIFLTEATELTLCYIVGLITLICGIIKFISYFVNDTYGLAFQFDFALGIFTMLIGLVLILHPKNILVFLNVVIGIFVIIDGTFKLQTAKEARQFGLDNWWLILILAIITAIVGLLLIFNPFEGVLALSVIIGIALIADGIENLCVAIYTIKLVKRFLPSKPNFTEK is encoded by the coding sequence ATGGATTCTGTTAAAAAAGCAAAAACTGCTTATGTAGCATATTCAATAGTTTTGATTGCACTTGGTATATTACTAATATTTTTAACTGAAGCAACTGAATTGACATTATGCTATATAGTTGGGTTAATAACATTAATTTGTGGTATTATCAAATTTATTAGTTATTTTGTAAATGATACTTATGGATTAGCCTTTCAATTTGATTTTGCATTAGGTATTTTTACAATGCTAATTGGATTAGTATTAATCTTACACCCCAAAAATATACTTGTTTTTCTAAATGTTGTTATAGGTATATTTGTAATAATAGATGGTACATTTAAATTACAAACAGCCAAGGAAGCAAGACAGTTTGGATTAGACAACTGGTGGCTAATACTTATATTGGCAATAATCACAGCAATTGTTGGACTACTTCTAATTTTCAATCCATTTGAAGGCGTGTTGGCTTTATCAGTTATTATAGGAATTGCATTAATAGCTGATGGAATTGAAAATTTGTGCGTTGCAATTTATACAATAAAACTAGTAAAGAGGTTTTTACCATCTAAACCTAATTTTACAGAGAAATAA
- a CDS encoding TetR/AcrR family transcriptional regulator encodes MSQFTKIAIISSFVKLLNEYPLDKITIKDIVDDCGVNRSTFYYYFEDIYALLADLFKMEAEKTILAHKDYSSWVDGFIESIEFATKNKKAIYHVYNSLNREHLENYIYNVVDDMMIKVVKSQVTDLNVNELDIKIISDLYKYALVGMTLEWLGKGMKDDPSVIIHRMGYLFDGNIRQTLIKADNKNSFKKENR; translated from the coding sequence ATGTCTCAATTTACTAAAATAGCTATTATCTCATCTTTTGTTAAACTATTAAATGAATATCCACTTGATAAGATAACCATTAAAGACATTGTTGATGATTGTGGAGTTAATCGAAGTACATTTTACTATTATTTTGAGGATATATATGCCCTATTAGCTGATTTATTTAAAATGGAAGCGGAAAAAACTATTCTTGCACATAAAGATTATTCTTCATGGGTAGATGGTTTTATTGAAAGTATTGAATTTGCAACAAAAAATAAAAAAGCAATATATCACGTATATAACTCGTTAAATCGTGAACACCTTGAGAATTATATATATAATGTTGTTGATGATATGATGATAAAGGTTGTTAAATCACAGGTAACTGATTTAAATGTTAATGAATTAGATATTAAAATAATTTCAGACCTATATAAATATGCTTTAGTTGGTATGACATTAGAATGGTTAGGAAAAGGAATGAAAGATGATCCTTCAGTAATAATTCATAGAATGGGATATTTGTTTGATGGAAACATTAGACAAACACTTATTAAAGCAGATAATAAGAATTCTTTTAAAAAAGAAAATCGATAA
- a CDS encoding aminoglycoside phosphotransferase family protein: MIQPEKWRETINPFSINYKKFILKEILGYPHAGNDVFYVKGIFDNKICNAYIKIERQKGANIVNEANVIKQLSFDFVPKILEYSESNPKYIITEEAIGERLSYLLDIDKEHTSLYYMESYGKALAEFHKLKLNCNDVIHRRFFDIPPHDYMVKWNLITAEAFLLNNSPKNNSKCFVHGDFHYANILWNKNRISCVLDYELSGNGIREFDIAWAIFLRPGQKFLKTKEERDLFLEGYKRLQNFDMFSVNYYLVLIASYFYSMGNQNYRFDVDNIISDIIN, from the coding sequence ATGATACAACCAGAAAAATGGCGAGAAACAATTAATCCTTTTAGTATTAATTATAAAAAATTTATATTAAAGGAAATATTAGGATATCCACATGCAGGAAATGATGTTTTTTATGTGAAAGGAATATTTGACAACAAAATTTGTAACGCTTATATTAAAATTGAACGTCAAAAAGGAGCAAACATTGTGAATGAAGCTAATGTTATTAAACAATTATCATTTGATTTTGTTCCAAAAATATTAGAATATTCTGAAAGTAACCCAAAATATATCATAACTGAAGAAGCAATTGGTGAACGTCTTTCTTATTTATTAGATATAGACAAAGAACATACCTCATTATATTATATGGAATCTTACGGAAAAGCTTTGGCAGAATTTCATAAATTAAAATTAAATTGCAATGATGTCATTCATAGACGTTTTTTTGACATACCCCCACATGATTACATGGTAAAATGGAATCTTATTACAGCTGAAGCGTTTTTACTTAATAATAGTCCAAAAAACAATTCCAAATGCTTTGTTCATGGAGATTTTCATTATGCAAATATTTTATGGAATAAAAACAGAATTTCGTGTGTTTTAGATTATGAATTATCCGGCAACGGTATTAGAGAATTTGATATTGCATGGGCTATTTTTTTACGTCCCGGACAAAAATTCTTAAAAACAAAAGAAGAGAGGGACTTATTTTTAGAAGGCTATAAACGCTTACAAAATTTTGATATGTTTTCTGTTAATTATTATTTAGTATTAATCGCAAGTTATTTTTATTCTATGGGCAATCAAAATTATCGTTTTGATGTTGATAATATAATCAGTGATATAATCAATTAA
- a CDS encoding DUF3793 family protein, whose amino-acid sequence MSSKIIVRHCSPTLAGMKMGNLFTYKFQSEIQLLAELDEWNSIFNKRGIFFVALRKNSGIALIYVYRKKQLEKELGKKEIIRLLEESGYFTESIEKCLEYLSKKLTIGNDFPHEIGVFLGYPLRDIKAFIKNKGHGFKFVGCWKVYTDKCEAKKTFEKYKKCTDIYCKKHAEGFDVTRLTVVV is encoded by the coding sequence ATGTCCAGTAAAATTATAGTAAGGCACTGCTCTCCAACTTTGGCAGGAATGAAAATGGGAAATTTATTTACATATAAATTTCAAAGTGAAATACAGCTTTTGGCAGAGCTTGATGAATGGAATTCTATATTTAATAAAAGAGGTATATTTTTTGTAGCGCTCCGAAAAAATAGTGGAATTGCGCTAATATATGTTTATAGAAAAAAGCAGCTTGAAAAGGAGCTTGGTAAAAAAGAGATTATCAGATTATTGGAAGAAAGCGGTTATTTTACTGAAAGTATAGAAAAGTGTCTTGAATATCTTTCAAAAAAACTTACCATTGGAAATGACTTTCCACATGAAATTGGTGTATTTCTTGGTTATCCTCTTAGGGATATAAAGGCATTTATAAAAAATAAAGGACATGGTTTTAAGTTTGTAGGTTGTTGGAAAGTCTACACAGATAAGTGTGAGGCAAAAAAGACATTTGAAAAATACAAAAAGTGTACAGATATATATTGTAAAAAGCATGCAGAGGGATTTGACGTTACAAGGTTAACCGTCGTGGTTTAA
- a CDS encoding DUF2325 domain-containing protein codes for MSVVIVGGNDCMVCQYKFLCRKYNCKAKVFTQMMGLKNKIGSPDLLVLFTKTVSHKMVKTALAKTKGQNIRITRCHSSSMTALKEILEEYTV; via the coding sequence TTGAGTGTAGTAATTGTTGGTGGAAATGATTGTATGGTTTGTCAGTATAAGTTTTTGTGTAGAAAATACAATTGTAAAGCAAAGGTTTTTACACAAATGATGGGACTTAAAAACAAAATTGGATCGCCTGATTTGCTTGTACTGTTTACAAAGACTGTTTCGCATAAAATGGTGAAAACAGCTCTTGCTAAAACCAAAGGTCAAAATATTCGGATCACTCGCTGTCATTCAAGTTCGATGACAGCACTAAAAGAAATTTTGGAAGAATATACAGTATAA
- a CDS encoding FeoB-associated Cys-rich membrane protein, which yields MFAWIISNIATIIISIVLLTIIATIINNLTKNMKKGKSLCGCNCSTCPMSASCHTKVK from the coding sequence ATGTTTGCTTGGATCATATCAAATATTGCAACAATTATTATATCGATAGTTCTATTGACGATTATCGCAACAATTATCAATAATCTAACCAAAAATATGAAAAAAGGAAAATCTTTATGTGGCTGTAATTGCAGTACTTGTCCTATGTCTGCGAGTTGTCATACTAAAGTTAAGTAA
- the feoB gene encoding ferrous iron transport protein B yields MGIKIALVGNPNSGKTTLFNALTGANQYVGNWPGVTVEKKEGKLKSNKEVTITDLPGIYSLSPYTLEEVVSRNYLIEEKPDAIINIVDGTNLERNLYLTTQLAELTIPVIVAINMMDVVKKNGDVIRTEELSKQLGCKVMEISAMKATGINELATEALILAKSNVDIQPQHSFNGVVEHAIAHIEESLGDEISEAEKRWYAIKIFERDEKIMQHLNLDKTIVSHIEEHIVEAEDEMDDDAESIITNERYIYIASVIKCCYKRKNKDKSSTSDKIDKVVTNRFLALPIFAIVMFVVYYISVTTIGDIVTAFTNDTLFGEWILPTVSASLESIGCASWLQGLIVDGIIGGVGAVLGFVPQIFVLFIMLAGLEECGYMSRIAFVLDRIFRKFGLSGKSFIPMLIGTGCGIPGIMASRTIENERDRRMTIMTTTFMPCGAKLPIIALISGALLGGKWWVAPSAYFVGIAAIIVSGIMLKKTKPFSGEPAPFVMELPSYHLPTVGAVLRSMWERGWSFIKKAGTIILLSAILIWFTSTFSWSMKMVENYEGSILESIGSSIAWFFKPLGFGNPKAAVATILGLVAKENVVGTFGILYGFGEVAEDGVEIWSLLQADYSALAGYSFLIFNLLCAPCFAAIGAIKREMNNSKWTWFAIGYQTVFAYTVSLIVYQLGMFFMGSGNTVGVTSAFILIAIMFFMLFRPYKESSTLQKKVLIK; encoded by the coding sequence ATGGGTATTAAAATAGCACTTGTAGGAAATCCCAACAGTGGTAAAACAACACTGTTTAATGCTTTAACGGGCGCAAATCAATATGTTGGCAACTGGCCCGGTGTTACTGTAGAGAAAAAAGAAGGTAAGTTGAAATCAAACAAAGAAGTTACAATCACAGACCTTCCTGGCATTTATTCACTTTCGCCTTATACACTTGAAGAAGTAGTATCAAGAAATTATTTAATTGAGGAAAAACCGGATGCAATAATCAACATTGTTGATGGAACAAACTTAGAGAGAAACCTCTATCTTACTACACAACTTGCAGAGCTTACTATTCCTGTTATTGTTGCAATAAATATGATGGATGTTGTTAAAAAGAATGGTGATGTTATTAGAACCGAAGAACTTTCAAAACAACTTGGGTGTAAAGTAATGGAAATATCAGCAATGAAAGCCACAGGTATTAACGAACTTGCCACTGAAGCATTAATACTTGCAAAATCAAATGTAGATATTCAGCCACAGCACAGCTTTAATGGAGTTGTTGAACATGCAATTGCACATATTGAGGAATCTTTGGGAGATGAAATTTCGGAAGCAGAAAAGCGTTGGTATGCGATTAAGATATTTGAGCGAGATGAAAAGATAATGCAACATCTTAATTTAGACAAAACGATTGTTTCACATATTGAGGAGCATATTGTTGAAGCTGAAGATGAAATGGACGATGATGCAGAAAGTATTATTACTAACGAAAGATACATATACATAGCAAGTGTAATTAAATGTTGTTATAAACGCAAAAATAAAGATAAATCTTCAACTTCGGATAAAATAGATAAGGTAGTGACAAATCGTTTCTTAGCTTTACCTATTTTTGCAATTGTTATGTTTGTTGTTTATTATATTTCAGTAACAACGATTGGTGATATTGTAACGGCTTTTACTAATGATACTTTGTTTGGAGAATGGATCTTGCCTACTGTATCGGCTTCCCTTGAGAGTATTGGATGTGCTTCTTGGTTACAAGGCTTAATTGTTGATGGTATTATAGGTGGCGTCGGTGCTGTTTTGGGCTTTGTACCACAAATTTTTGTATTGTTTATCATGTTAGCAGGTTTGGAAGAATGCGGATATATGTCTAGAATTGCATTTGTACTGGATCGTATCTTTAGAAAATTTGGACTTTCAGGCAAATCTTTTATTCCTATGCTAATAGGTACAGGATGTGGTATTCCTGGTATTATGGCATCTCGTACTATTGAAAACGAGCGTGATCGCAGAATGACAATTATGACCACAACCTTTATGCCTTGTGGTGCAAAACTGCCAATTATCGCATTGATTTCAGGAGCACTTTTAGGAGGAAAATGGTGGGTAGCACCATCAGCTTATTTTGTAGGTATTGCAGCAATTATTGTTTCTGGTATTATGCTGAAAAAGACAAAGCCATTTTCAGGTGAACCTGCGCCATTTGTAATGGAATTGCCTTCTTATCATTTACCAACTGTTGGTGCTGTTCTACGTTCGATGTGGGAGCGTGGTTGGTCATTTATTAAAAAAGCTGGAACGATTATTTTACTTTCCGCAATTCTAATTTGGTTTACCTCTACCTTCAGTTGGTCTATGAAGATGGTAGAAAACTATGAGGGAAGTATTCTTGAATCAATTGGTTCATCTATTGCTTGGTTTTTTAAACCTCTAGGATTTGGAAATCCAAAGGCTGCTGTTGCTACAATCCTCGGACTTGTTGCAAAAGAAAATGTTGTAGGTACTTTTGGTATTCTTTATGGCTTTGGAGAGGTTGCAGAGGATGGTGTGGAAATTTGGTCGTTGCTTCAGGCTGACTATTCTGCACTTGCAGGTTATTCTTTCTTAATTTTTAATCTGCTTTGTGCTCCATGCTTTGCAGCAATTGGTGCAATTAAGCGTGAGATGAATAATAGCAAATGGACTTGGTTTGCAATTGGTTATCAGACAGTATTTGCTTATACTGTTTCCCTTATTGTTTATCAGCTTGGTATGTTCTTTATGGGAAGTGGAAACACAGTTGGCGTAACAAGTGCTTTTATACTTATTGCCATAATGTTCTTTATGTTGTTCAGACCTTATAAAGAAAGTAGCACTTTGCAAAAAAAGGTACTAATTAAATAA
- a CDS encoding FeoA family protein — MSTLREAKIGQIVVVKRLHGDGAVKRRIMDMGITKSTELYIRKVAPLGDPIEITVRGYELTLRKADAKMIEIE, encoded by the coding sequence ATGAGCACACTTAGAGAAGCTAAAATTGGTCAAATCGTTGTAGTTAAAAGGCTTCACGGTGATGGGGCAGTTAAACGTAGAATTATGGATATGGGTATTACAAAAAGCACAGAGCTGTATATTCGCAAGGTTGCACCTCTTGGCGATCCGATTGAAATTACCGTGCGTGGTTATGAATTGACACTTCGCAAGGCGGATGCAAAGATGATTGAAATTGAGTAA
- a CDS encoding FeoA family protein, whose product MMPLTYATIGVDNIIKKIGGKSDIRFHLQKLGFIVGTSITVVSELAGNVIVNVKESRVAISKEMAAKIMV is encoded by the coding sequence ATGATGCCACTTACATACGCTACAATTGGCGTTGATAACATTATTAAGAAAATTGGTGGAAAATCAGATATTCGTTTTCACCTTCAAAAATTGGGCTTTATTGTAGGTACAAGTATTACTGTTGTTTCTGAACTTGCGGGAAATGTAATTGTAAATGTAAAAGAGTCCCGTGTAGCTATCAGTAAGGAAATGGCAGCAAAGATTATGGTGTGA
- a CDS encoding glycerophosphodiester phosphodiesterase has protein sequence MLKKSLGLELIKTNFKSIALFEIIYKFIVVLLFAPSTIVILNFSMKLNGMNYLSYDNIESFITKPTSILMLAFFLIGFAIFVIFEITALVGCYHASYYKISVSVRDIFRFGIISCAKLFKGVNIFLLLLIIFIFPLLIATQFVQIAYLIKLPNILLNFINSNRNRLVFFTGLIILFSIILMRLIYAFYYFCIENCNIKSACDKSMNLIRNDYTKTVFGLILWNLVISIVNSLFLILSVLIIFNFGKALGVNEVIGVVTFNSYRLIFILLVGVSILFTLPIVFAYISSCYFNQKEDIGEIIYNYKKPKIVLRKLKLAKKIYIFIAVVLILNNFYLLFFEGNSLDLKVELFHKTSITAHRGDSANAPENTIIAIESAINHFADWVEIDLQQTKDGEIIVMHDSNLRRTTGVNKYIWDVNFDEVKTLDAGKWFGEEFSGERIPTLDEVIKLAKGKIKLNIELKPTGHEKGLEDAVVNIIKNNNFESDCVVTSLKYDIIKRIKQIDPDIKTIYVTTLAYGKIAVLPYADGFSVEHSFITKRLVNTIKNKGKDVYAWTVNNEADLVKMINLGVDNIITDDPLKAKEMVYSNYAPDKLIELVNYKFRINK, from the coding sequence GTGTTAAAAAAAAGCTTAGGCTTAGAGCTAATAAAAACTAATTTTAAATCAATAGCGTTATTTGAAATAATTTATAAATTTATAGTGGTATTATTATTTGCCCCAAGCACAATTGTAATATTAAATTTTTCAATGAAATTAAATGGAATGAATTATTTATCCTATGACAATATTGAAAGTTTTATTACTAAACCTACATCGATTTTAATGCTTGCATTTTTCTTAATAGGTTTTGCTATATTTGTAATATTTGAAATAACTGCTTTAGTTGGATGTTATCATGCATCATATTATAAAATTTCTGTATCAGTAAGAGATATATTCCGTTTTGGTATAATTTCGTGTGCTAAATTATTTAAAGGAGTTAATATTTTTTTACTTCTATTAATTATATTTATTTTTCCTTTATTGATAGCTACGCAATTCGTTCAAATTGCATATTTAATTAAATTACCAAATATTCTTTTAAATTTTATTAATTCAAATAGAAATCGATTGGTTTTTTTTACCGGATTAATTATATTATTTTCAATTATACTGATGAGGTTAATATATGCATTTTATTATTTTTGTATAGAAAATTGTAATATTAAGAGCGCTTGTGATAAAAGTATGAATTTAATTAGAAATGACTATACTAAAACAGTTTTTGGACTTATATTATGGAATCTTGTTATTTCAATAGTGAATAGTTTGTTTTTGATTTTAAGTGTGTTAATTATATTTAATTTTGGAAAAGCATTAGGAGTGAATGAGGTAATAGGTGTTGTTACTTTCAACTCCTATAGATTGATTTTTATACTATTAGTAGGTGTTTCTATTTTATTTACTCTACCAATTGTTTTTGCTTACATTAGTTCTTGCTATTTTAATCAAAAAGAAGACATTGGAGAAATAATATATAATTATAAAAAGCCTAAGATAGTTTTAAGAAAGCTTAAGCTAGCTAAAAAAATATATATATTTATTGCAGTAGTTTTAATTCTAAACAACTTTTACTTGCTATTTTTCGAAGGCAATTCACTTGATTTAAAGGTAGAATTGTTTCATAAAACAAGCATAACAGCTCATAGAGGTGATTCTGCTAATGCACCTGAAAATACAATTATTGCTATAGAAAGTGCAATTAATCATTTTGCTGATTGGGTTGAAATAGATTTACAACAAACAAAAGATGGTGAAATAATTGTAATGCATGATAGTAACCTTAGAAGGACTACAGGTGTCAATAAATATATTTGGGATGTAAATTTTGATGAAGTTAAAACATTAGATGCGGGGAAATGGTTTGGCGAAGAATTTAGTGGTGAAAGGATTCCAACACTAGATGAAGTCATAAAATTAGCTAAGGGTAAAATTAAATTAAATATTGAATTAAAACCTACTGGACATGAAAAAGGTTTAGAAGATGCAGTAGTTAATATTATAAAAAATAATAATTTTGAGAGTGATTGTGTTGTAACATCTCTAAAATATGATATTATAAAAAGAATAAAACAAATTGACCCAGATATAAAGACAATTTATGTAACAACTCTTGCATATGGAAAAATTGCTGTTTTACCTTATGCGGATGGATTCAGTGTTGAGCATAGCTTTATAACTAAAAGGTTAGTTAACACAATAAAAAATAAAGGGAAGGATGTATATGCATGGACTGTTAATAATGAAGCTGATTTAGTTAAAATGATAAATTTAGGTGTGGATAATATAATTACGGATGATCCATTAAAAGCAAAAGAAATGGTATATTCAAATTATGCACCAGATAAATTAATTGAATTGGTAAATTATAAATTTAGGATAAATAAATAA
- a CDS encoding transposase family protein, whose product MLSNSTNNLLNLKYESYDFLPKYHRITNRLAFYICTELKKTKSMKEIAMDTNVSISSVMSLFNYVNYGVPKLASVLSIDEFKGNTVAGKY is encoded by the coding sequence GTGCTATCTAATTCTACCAATAATTTATTAAATTTAAAATATGAATCTTATGACTTTTTACCTAAATATCATAGAATAACTAATAGATTAGCTTTTTACATATGTACAGAACTTAAGAAAACTAAATCTATGAAAGAAATTGCTATGGATACCAATGTTTCTATATCTTCTGTTATGAGCTTATTTAACTATGTTAATTATGGAGTGCCTAAACTTGCTTCTGTTTTATCTATTGATGAATTTAAGGGTAATACCGTAGCTGGTAAATACTAA
- a CDS encoding uracil-DNA glycosylase: MYTLDEVKKFCLKCNKCRLSEMRTNVVFGEGNANSVIMFVGEGPGYNEDLQGRPFVGKAGQLFEKMIKSINLTREDIYITNIVKCRPPKNRNPMDDEQELCIDYLRWQVKLINPKIIVCLGSVAAKKLIYSNKTITSMRGKWVDKGGILFTAIYHPSYLLRNESAKKDAWQDLKSISDKIKQIRAV, encoded by the coding sequence GTGTATACATTAGATGAAGTAAAGAAATTTTGCTTAAAGTGTAATAAATGTAGATTATCTGAAATGAGAACTAATGTTGTTTTTGGTGAGGGTAATGCAAATTCCGTTATTATGTTTGTTGGTGAAGGACCTGGATATAATGAAGATTTGCAAGGAAGACCGTTTGTTGGAAAGGCAGGACAGCTTTTTGAAAAAATGATTAAATCTATTAATCTTACTAGAGAAGATATATATATTACTAATATCGTAAAATGTAGACCACCGAAAAATAGAAATCCAATGGATGATGAACAAGAATTGTGTATTGATTACTTAAGATGGCAAGTTAAATTAATAAATCCTAAGATTATAGTTTGTTTAGGTTCAGTTGCCGCTAAAAAGCTTATTTATTCAAATAAAACAATAACGTCTATGAGGGGCAAATGGGTAGATAAGGGCGGTATCTTATTTACTGCAATATATCATCCATCATATTTATTGAGAAATGAATCTGCAAAAAAAGATGCTTGGCAAGATTTAAAAAGTATTTCTGATAAAATCAAACAAATTAGAGCTGTATAG